The DNA sequence TCACCTGTCACTGGACCACGACAGGACAGGATGGAGATGGATGGGCGAAGAGGGAGGGTGGTAAAGAATTGCTGTGTAATGCGTTGCACTCGCACACTGGCATGGTAATACAGGCGGGCAGCGGGTGGGTCAACCAGGGAGTCACGAGCCAACTGTAAACAGACATGGAGAAGGGTAAGGCCTGGGTTCCCCATATCCAGGAAAgctcatctctcacacacacacacacagacacatacacacacacatacacacagacacacacagagcctctcCCAAGCGGATCTCACCATCAACACTGTTTTGATGCTCAGTTCCTCGAGGTTAGTGCTCTGAGGGTGAGCAGAGTTATCTCCAGGTTCCGCTTCTCCCAGCACTGCCAAGGTCTGAGGGGTTTCAcagtgagaaagacagaaagagatgATGACAAGTTACTGAGCTCTGTCCCAACACCCACAGCCGTGGACCTCGCCTCCAAATCGAGCCCCTACCTTCTCCCTCTGCCCCCGACCCCTGACCCCTCCACCAAGATTTATTGCTGACTCTTCACCCACAAACCCCCCTGACCTGTGACCCCACAGTCACCCTCCATCTGACCCATGACCCCACAGTCACCCTCCATCTGACCCCTGATCCCTCTGTCAGCCTCcatctgacccctgacccctcTGTCAATCTCCATCTGACCCCCGACCCCTCTACCACCCTCcatctgacccctgacccctctgtcaccctcctgaTCCGAGTACTCACATGGGCGACACTGCGCAGGGTGACACACTCCTGGTGGGTGAGGGCACCATCAAAGACCACCCGGTGTGTACCTCGGAGGTGGGATCCATTCATCACCAGCTTCAGATGGGCCAGAGGTGGGGCAGAGGCTGTGGGGGTGCAGGGAACCCTGGTGTTACACAGGGAGATCTCACCAGCAAAACACTCCCCGCCCAAAAGGGTTCACTCGCCTCCCCTCAGAGACGGATAACATTCCTCATCCCTGTTTCTGATGGGAATACCCTTGTCCGCTCCAATACTCTGCCATctccccacaccttcccctcccaGGAAAAATCTGAACAGAGTGACCCTTCATTTTTCTCAGTGCAAACGTGTACAGGCTGGACTGCCCTCCAGAAGGCACTACCACCATCCCCTGGCATCAACCTGAGTGAACTCTCTCTGGAGAGCCTCCCATCCCAGTCCCTCACGTTGTTGGATACGTGGCCAACGTGGGTTACTCCAGCAGCCATTTGCAGGTTTCAGGCACAATGTTTCCCACAGGGAGGGCTAGGCCATTTCCTTCATCCCGTTCCCCATCCCAAGGCCAGAACCCAGAGCCCAGTGTACAAACCAAGCGCTGACTGACCTCGCAGCTTGTCCATGCTGCCTTCCTGCCCCAGCACGGATTTCTGTTGAGAATCTGAAGCCTGACCTGTGCCCTTTGGTGAACGCGGGATGCTCATGTTCACAGGCCTGGTGGTGACAAGCATACATGACATGGGATCACACTGGGCCAGGCACTAACTCCAAACAACTCATCCGTCCAAATCAGAAACCCGGTCAGGCAagcagtgcggagggagtgggtactgtcagagggtcagtgctgagggagtgggcactggcagagggtcagtgctgagggagtgggcactggcagagggtcagtgctgagggagtgggcactggcagagggtcagtgctgagggagtgggcactgtcggagagtcagtgcggagggagtgggcactgttagagagtcagtgctgaaggagtgggcactgtcggagggtcagtgctgagggagtgggtactgtcagagggtcagtgctgagggagtgggcactggcagagggtcagtgctgagggagtgggcactggcagagggtcagtgctgagggagtggacactgtcagagagtcagtgctgagggagtggacactgtcggagggtcagtgctgagggagtgggcactgtcggagggtcagtgctgagggattgggcactgtcggagggtcagtgctgagggagtgggcac is a window from the Chiloscyllium punctatum isolate Juve2018m chromosome 40, sChiPun1.3, whole genome shotgun sequence genome containing:
- the LOC140464447 gene encoding prolyl 3-hydroxylase 3-like isoform X2: MLYLAVESLGHHFIDPDSWTPHELIPHSVQNNTRPVNMSIPRSPKGTGQASDSQQKSVLGQEGSMDKLRASAPPLAHLKLVMNGSHLRGTHRVVFDGALTHQECVTLRSVAHTLAVLGEAEPGDNSAHPQSTNLEELSIKTVLMLARDSLVDPPAARLYYHASVRVQRITQQFFTTLPLRPSISILSCRGPVTGDQEASRGTVSRDPCLQEPEGAECWRESLQDSAGDYRGFLYLNDEFDGGEFYFTDQGGKRVSSSPLLTECNTDT